A genomic segment from uncultured Marinifilum sp. encodes:
- the rsgA gene encoding ribosome small subunit-dependent GTPase A, with product MKEGLVIKSTGSWYTVKTNDGEIHNCRIKGRFRMDGIRTTNPVAVGDMVDFEEDKESKVIVKIHDRKNYIIRKSSNLSKHSQIIASNVDQAFLIVTVNYPLTTTTFIDRFLAAAEAYRIPVRLIFNKIDRYRPNDKARLDELKGIYEKIGYKCFEISAKNGTHLDIIREALQGKINLLSGHSGVGKSTLINAIQPGLDLKTGEISEAHSQGKHTTTFSEMFELDFEGYIIDTPGIRGFGTIDMEKEEMSHFFPEIFKTSEQCQFNNCSHIHEPKCAVKKAVEVGDISITRYESYLGMVMEDEDNKYRI from the coding sequence TTGAAAGAAGGACTAGTAATTAAATCAACGGGAAGTTGGTATACAGTGAAAACCAACGATGGAGAAATTCACAATTGCCGTATTAAAGGGCGATTTAGAATGGATGGAATACGAACGACAAATCCGGTTGCTGTTGGCGATATGGTAGATTTTGAGGAGGATAAAGAGTCGAAAGTAATTGTTAAAATTCATGATCGAAAGAATTACATCATCCGAAAATCATCAAATTTATCTAAACACAGCCAAATTATAGCTTCTAACGTCGATCAGGCTTTTTTGATTGTAACCGTTAATTATCCACTTACAACAACAACCTTTATCGATCGATTTTTAGCCGCTGCCGAAGCATACCGAATTCCTGTTCGACTAATTTTTAATAAAATTGACAGATATCGACCCAATGATAAAGCTCGCTTAGATGAATTAAAGGGTATTTATGAAAAAATTGGTTATAAATGCTTCGAGATTTCTGCAAAAAACGGCACTCATCTTGATATAATTCGTGAAGCTTTACAAGGAAAAATAAATCTTTTATCTGGTCATTCGGGAGTAGGAAAGTCAACCTTAATAAATGCTATACAACCAGGATTAGATTTGAAAACAGGAGAAATATCCGAAGCTCATTCGCAGGGAAAACATACTACTACTTTTTCGGAAATGTTCGAGTTAGATTTTGAAGGATATATTATAGATACCCCTGGAATTAGAGGTTTTGGAACTATTGATATGGAAAAAGAAGAAATGTCGCATTTTTTTCCTGAAATTTTCAAAACATCAGAACAATGCCAGTTTAATAATTGCAGTCATATTCATGAACCCAAGTGTGCTGTAAAGAAAGCAGTTGAAGTTGGTGATATTAGTATTACCCGATACGAAAGTTATTTGGGAATGGTAATGGAAGATGAGGACAATAAATACCGCATATAA